The following proteins are encoded in a genomic region of Lemur catta isolate mLemCat1 chromosome 10, mLemCat1.pri, whole genome shotgun sequence:
- the LOC123645640 gene encoding aldehyde dehydrogenase 1A1-like codes for MSSSGKPDVPAPLTNLKIQHTKIFINNEWHSSVSGKKFPVLNPATEEIICHVEEGDKEDVDKAVKAARQAFQIGSPWRTMDASARGRLLFKLADLIERDRLLLATMEAMNGGKLFPNAYLMDVLGCINALRYCAGWADKIQGRTIPVDGNVFTYTRHEPIGVCGQIIPWNFPLIMFIWKIAPALSCGNTVVVKPAEQTPLTALHVASLIKEAGFPPGVVNVVPGYGPTAGAAISSHMDVDKVAFTGSTEVGKIIKEAAGKSNLKRVTLELGGKSPCIVFADADLDSAVEYAHQGVFYHQGQCCVAASRLFVEESIYDEFVRRSVERAKKYVLGNPLTGGVNQGPQIDKEQHDKILDLIESGKKEGAKLECGGGPWGNKGYFVQPTIFSNVRDDMRIAKEEIFGPVQQIMKFKSLDDVIKRANNTHYGLAAGIFTKDLDKAITVSSALQAGTVWVNCYLMGSSQSPFGGFKMSGNGREMGEYGLHEYTEVKTVTVKISQKNS; via the exons ATGTCATCCTCAGGCAAGCCAGATGTACCTGCCCCACTCACCAATTTGAAGATTCAGCATACCAAG ATCTTCATAAACAATGAATGGCATAGTTCAGTGAGTGGCAAGAAATTTCCTGTCCTTAATCCTGCAACTGAGGAGATAATCTGCCATGTAGAAGAAGGCGATAAG GAGGATGTTGACAAAGCAGTGAAGGCCGCAAGACAGGCTTTTCAAATTGGTTCTCCATGGCGTACTATGGATGCTTCAGCGAGGGGACGACTATTATTCAAGTTGGCTGATTTAATCGAAAGAGATCGTCTCTTGCTCGCA ACAATGGAGGCAATGAATGGTGGAAAACTATTTCCCAATGCATATCTGATGGATGTATTAGGCTGCATAAACGCGTTACGCTACTGTGCAGGCTGGGCTGACAAGATCCAGGGCCGTACAATACCAGTTG ATGGAAACGTTTTTACTTATACAAGGCATGAACCTATTGGTGTATGTGGCCAAATCATTCCT TGGAATTTCCCATTGATCATGTTTATTTGGAAGATAGCACCTGCCCTGAGCTGTGGAAACACAGTAGTTGTCAAACCAGCAGAGCAAACTCCTCTCACTGCACTCCATGTGGCATCCTTAATAAAAGAG GCAGGGTTTCCTCCTGGAGTAGTGAATGTTGTCCCTGGCTACGGGCCTACTGCAGGAGCAGCCATTTCTTCTCACATGGATGTAGACAAGGTGGCCTTCACAGGATCAACAGAG GTTGGCAAAATAATCAAAGAAGCTGCGGGGAAAAGCAATCTGAAGAGGGTGACCCTGGAGCTTGGGGGGAAGAGCCCTTGCATTGTGTTTGCTGATGCGGACT TGGACAGTGCTGTTGAATACGCACACCAAGGGGTATTCTACCACCAGGGCCAGTGTTGTGTAGCCGCATCCCGGCTTTTTGTGGAAGAATCAATTTATGATGAGTTTGTTCGGAGGAGTGTAGAGCGGGCTAAGAAGTATGTTCTTGGAAATCCTCTGACTGGAGGAGTAAATCAAGGCCCTCAG ATTGACAAGGAACAGCATGATAAAATACTTGATCTCATTGAGAGTGGGAAGAAAGAAGGGGCCAAACTGGAATGTGGCGGAGGCCCCTGGGGGAACAAAGGCTACTTTGTCCAGCCCACAATTTTCTCTAATGTTAGAGATGACATGCGCATCGCCAAAGAGGAG ATATTTGGACCAGTGCAGCAAATCATGAAGTTTAAATCTTTAGATGACGTGATCAAGAGAGCAAACAACACTCACTATGGGTTAGCAGCAGGAATCTTTACCAAAGACCTCGATAAAGCCATAACAGTGTCCTCTGCTCTGCAGGCTGGGACAGTGTG GGTGAACTGCTATCTCATGGGATCTTCCCAGTCCCCCTTTGGTGGCTTCAAGATGTCTGGAAATGGACGAGAAAT GGGAGAATATGGTCTCCATGAATATACAGAAGTCAAGACAGTCACTGTGAAAATCTCTCAGAAGAACTCATAG